GACAGCGAACTTCTTCGACAAACGCCCCTCTGCCAAAACCCGGTGGGGATAATTGACACGGTCGATCTCGACATCAAGCAGATCATTGACGCAGTTACCACAGGCACAGACCAGAAACGCCGCCACAGAAGCCAGCAGGGGACCATAATAGATGGGATCACCCCAGGTCATGTACGCTCCCACCCACACCGCCATCATAGTCAGGAGACAATTGAAAAAGCGGATGAGACGGAAGATATCAAGAACGACTCGCATGTCAGAGGATAGACACCACCCCGGAAGCCGGTCAACTTTTATATCTCTGAGGAAATCTCAATCGAGAGACGGGCTTGACCGATGGGCGTGTCCGGATTCAATCCCAACGATATTCTAACACCTCGGGTAGCACTTTGCACGGCTATGCCAATTCCAAACCCCCAGTGAAAGTCTTCCTGGGTGCGCACACCCTCGTCAGCATCGGCAACCCGATTGTTGAGGTAAGCTCCGTCGGCGAAGCCGAAGATGTAACCACTCTCGAAACGAAGACGCGGTTCGACCGTGATGATCGCCGCACGAACGACGGCAAACTGTTCATTGCGGTATCCGCGAAGCGATCCGGGACCTCCAACCAGAACCAACTCAGATACTGGTGGTAAGTCTTCCTCGGTCTCAAGCCCGCGATACCTTAACCCGATGTGGCCAGTCAACGATCCCACCAGCGGTTGGTATGTGCTTATACTTATAGCGATACGAGTTTCGTCAAAAGCCACCCCTGTGGCGGCAGAATCCTGTTTGTGGCGTCGGTACGAATAGAGCAGGGACCAATTCAGATTTACACCACGAGAGGGATTGAAAATGTTATCCAGCGTTCGCCATTGGATTTGATGCTCAACTGCATAGACCGAGAAGGAAGATCGATCTCCGACCGGTTCTACACTGCGATAGGCGAGGGACAGAGCTGTCGATGTTTCCCGCCATCGGTCGAGACGATATGAGCTACGAAGCAAGAACTCGTAGAATAAATCACGGTAGTCACGAGTGGCTACCTGAAACTCAGCACTCCCCGGACCAAGCCAGAAAACCGGCTGTGTGTATCCCAAGCGCAGCTCGTTATGATTGCGTTCGCGTCGCTGCGACAACAACGATGCACAACGACCTTGGCCAAAAAGGTTGTTGAATCGAAGGTCCAGATGCCAGACCAAACCGGTTGGATCATCGGGCACATAACCACCTCCAGCCGATATTTCGACAGGCCTGACTTCCTTAAAGTAACACTCTATATCAGCAACCGTATATCCCTCTAATGCACGAATATGTATCGGTTCCATAAAATGTAGATAGCCTATCCGCGAAGCGGCCTCAGCCACTGATAAGAGACGCCGCTCAATCAGCAAGCTGTCGGCAACCAACGGGAAATAACGGTGAAGTGTTGCCGGGGCAGTGCGACTGAGACCGGAGAATAACAGACGGCCAATCCGTACTTTAGGCCCAGCTTCAACCTTTGCGTTTATTGAAATTCGATCGCGATTTTTCGCTATGCGAATCGGATGAATGACGGCATAATAGTAGCCGCTGTCCTGCCAGGGAGTCAGTAGATTGTCGCACAGTCGTGTCAATGCTGGTTCGGAAAAGGGGATTCCCGGCGTCAAAGTATCATCGATACTACCCGAGAGAATCAGGGTGTCGATGATTGCATTATCCTGATCACGATCATTCCCACTAACATGTGCTGTGCATATCAGCGAACTCACCAGAATAATTACATGTACTACTTGTTTCATATCAGAATCCCGCCACCATTTCGCCCTGCCCTATGATACGGGCTGCCCTCGTATCGGCATGACGGCCGGAAATTGACAGATTAATCCGTAGCCTCGACTTGCCCCCATAGCGCACCCCCACCGACCAAACTGCTCCCTGGCGACCGGGACGATTGTCGGTCAGCAGAAATGACGGCATACCGGACAGGGCCGAAAGAGTCTGTCGATACAACTCCAGTGAGATACGGAGTTCACCATTGCCGACAAATCCAAGACGTGAAGATGTCAACAGCCGGTAAAGATCAGAACGTTCGCCGACAGCCGATGTTGCTCGGCGATAGGCAGTGCCCAACGTCAATTCGTGAGCGCCCATGAGCTGTCGGATAGTGAGATCAATCGAGTATCCGTCCACTTCACCAGCCCCACTAAAATAGATATCTCGATCTGAGTCAAACAGTCCTACAGTCTCTTCGAAACGAGTACTACCGACAACCTGTCGGAAAGACAACGAACCGCGTCGATCGCGCCGTTCTCGTGGCGTATCCGCCACGCGACGTATCTCCTGATCCTCACTCACCGATAGACTGACAGCATAGATATTCTTGATGGGAAACAGACGCAGATCGGTGCTATGATGACGATTGTAATAAAGGTACGGCTGGCTCTGGTCGGACACGAATGGCAACACCCACCAGACTGACCGCTGACCCGACGCCAGTAATTCCTCCCTGACACGTGAATCTAGTCGCAGGAGTACAATCGACCAGTCCCGGGACAAATGGAACGTCTTCTCGCCGCGAGACACTTGGGCCTGAGTAGACAATATCTCCTCGATCCTTACGAAATCACCATTAGGATCGGGGCGATACTCTTCCTCTTCAAAGATGTACTGCCCCTCCCCCGATTCTACCCGTAGATAGTTTATTCCGCGAGCATGTCGTGATTCCTCGGATAGCAGATATGAGCTGCCCACTCTAAATCGTCCGGGTGAATCATTGTAGTCAAGGTTGAGTCTCCCCAGGTAGCTTTCGTCATGGGACTGAGGAGAACGTCGCCATTGATGGAACAGTGTCGTATTATAGCTCAGTTTGCCGATCCGGCGACGTGACTCAACACTAACGTGAGTGCGACGCAATAGCTCATTCCAGTCACCTCTTAAGGTGTCCTCAATATATCGCTGAACTTCCAGACGCTCGGTCGGTCGGTCAAGAGAAAAACTCAGGCGATCATACCGTGTCCCCCGATCTTCTCCCTTGTAATCATGTCTCCGATCGTCATGCTCATAGTCAGTGGAGAACGTCCACCCAAGAGGAACTTTCCACGCCACAACGCAGCCATACGAGTCTGCCCTGCCAGTAATCGGGCGTGTGTCAACGGCACTCGTATCAGCGGTACTTGTACCAACGGCACTAGTGCCATCGATACGGATCATACGCCATTTCAGACGGCCGGTAACATTGCGATGAGCCATAATTTCAACATCGCCACCACCACGCCATGATGACGGACCGTGCTGATAATCCAACCGCGCCAGATTCGGAGAAACGGCTACATGCGACGATGGCGAGAGCCGTCCTTCTATCGATTGATAGCTCTCGTCTGAGGTCATAACAAAACTGTCGGGAAGAAAGAAATCCCTGGCAAAATCGGCCTTATCCAGCCGGTGCGGGGACCTATATCGCGGTTCTCTGAACCTGGTTCTGGCAGTGACATATTGGGTGTTGTCAGGAGGACCCCAGTCTTTCCGAAGCGAGGCTACATACAACGCCCCATTATTGTCATCATCATCGAGGTCGGAGAAAAGATTCTTATCGGATTGACTTTGCCGCCATTCGGCTGTAAGAGTTCCCAGAGCACCGCTTCTGATTCCGAGGCTAGTCTGAAAATACTCGTTTCGCTCAGGCAATGGGAGAGTTCTGACTGGCAGATAGTCACCTTTTCCCTCACCCGCATACTGGTAAATCGCGTTGCCTACATAGCGATACTCGCCCTTGCTAACTCCGACAAAACTGAAGGTCACTCTGTAATCCCCGGTATCCCCCACGATATGTTGGTAGATTGTGTCAGGTAGACTATCAGGTAGAATGATGTAGTTGCCCATACTATCGGGAAACACCCCTGATTCACGGGCCGCATCGGAATTGTCTCCCACCGCTTCTAATAGCGCCCGACCGGCCTCCGACAATTCCCCCTGGAGTGGCTGGTGACTGTCATCACCATCATGTGTCCAGGCCATGTCGAAGATAACGGTGGAATCTCCAAGAGCTACCCCTCCCCCGGCAGTGAACAACTCCCCACGGTAATCCGAGGACTGCGGTTCATAATCAATCTCGATACGGCTGCGGCTGTCGATGGAGTGATTGACGCCAAACGTTATCTGACCAGCCGGGTAGTCAACAATGTAATCCTTGTGTGTACCTCTTTCCAGAAGCTGACCATCGAGCCACACCTGTTCCGAACCCGGGACAACCGGCACCGCGGCCGGGTCGATCTGATAGGGACCTTGAAGCTGATCCAGACTGTGTAGCCGTATGGTCTGGAAACGTCCTCGCGGTCGAGCCGCCGACATGTAGGCACTCTGATGAAAGTCGCGATAAGCAAAGGTCACTCCCGAAAGACGCCGGTCACGTCTGGTAAACGGCATTTGAGTCATCGGATCAAAACGATTGCTCACCATGAGATCACCAACTCGACCGGTGAACCGTCGTGAGTTTACCTCCAGATGGATTCGGTCGAGTTCCTTCAGAGTACTGTTGGCTGTTCCGTAGATGGGGTCATAACCTCGATCCGAGACCGCCCCGGTTACATCTACTCCCGAAGCCAACTGACCGGAGATAGTGAGATCAAGACCCTGGCTGAAGCTTGAACCTCCTCTCGAACGAGTCATAAATCGAAACGACTTGGTTCCTGACAGACTCAGATCCGAACCACGCGATGTTAAGTTTCTTTTACCTGAATGAACCACTCCCCTCGTTTCAGGGAGCGCGTATTGTCCTATCGGTGGGAGTGACCGTCCATAGGTAGTGGACAACCACGAAGGCAAAAGGGTATAGCACAGACGAAGCGTGTCGCCATGTGCGACCGTGATACGCGACAGATCAAATCGCATATATTTGTTGTCATAATTGTATTCTGTCCCTCGCCTGAGTAAACTATCGCCAACATAGAGCGAGTCGGACAAATCGAATATGCCTCTGGGAGCAACCGAGTAAACTGCCGGCAGACTGTCCCCGGCGATTTCGACACAGGTGCCAGAGACGGCGGCATAAGGCGCAAGAAGGATGCAGAAAAATATGATGGTGATCAAGAACGACGGAGATTTCCATGGATAGTGATCGCCCATGGCTCCTCGCCTATCGTTCGGGACTGATTATGCGGCAAACCAACAGACGATCATTGCCGGTGTCGGAGACAACGATACGACCGTCGGGGAGAATGGCAACGTCCGATGGTTCCCTCAGGTCAATTGAGGTCCCGGACATCTGAGGTCCAACCATAAGCTTACGCTCTCCCTGATGCGAGAATAAGAACAATCGACCAACAACTCCGTCTACGACCCATAATCCATGTCCGTCGATTGTCACTGCAATAGGATAATCAAGCTCAGGGGATGATATACTTCGCACAAAGTTACCGTAGTCGTCATAGACAACCAGACGGCTGTTGCCTGCATCGCACACCAG
This DNA window, taken from Candidatus Zixiibacteriota bacterium, encodes the following:
- a CDS encoding BamA/TamA family outer membrane protein, with amino-acid sequence MKQVVHVIILVSSLICTAHVSGNDRDQDNAIIDTLILSGSIDDTLTPGIPFSEPALTRLCDNLLTPWQDSGYYYAVIHPIRIAKNRDRISINAKVEAGPKVRIGRLLFSGLSRTAPATLHRYFPLVADSLLIERRLLSVAEAASRIGYLHFMEPIHIRALEGYTVADIECYFKEVRPVEISAGGGYVPDDPTGLVWHLDLRFNNLFGQGRCASLLSQRRERNHNELRLGYTQPVFWLGPGSAEFQVATRDYRDLFYEFLLRSSYRLDRWRETSTALSLAYRSVEPVGDRSSFSVYAVEHQIQWRTLDNIFNPSRGVNLNWSLLYSYRRHKQDSAATGVAFDETRIAISISTYQPLVGSLTGHIGLRYRGLETEEDLPPVSELVLVGGPGSLRGYRNEQFAVVRAAIITVEPRLRFESGYIFGFADGAYLNNRVADADEGVRTQEDFHWGFGIGIAVQSATRGVRISLGLNPDTPIGQARLSIEISSEI